Proteins co-encoded in one Vibrio sp. SNU_ST1 genomic window:
- the tssF gene encoding type VI secretion system baseplate subunit TssF — protein sequence MSNSKYFQDELTYLRESGSEFAKYNPKLTNFLSEGTFDPDVERLLEGFAFLTGRIREKIDDELPELTQSLMTLLWPHYMRSIPSLCISELTPHLGSVTEKTVVRRGAEMASEQVEGTQCLFRTCYDVELFPLQITSIEQSNSRTSSSVDVTLATEHGLELSRIGLDKLRFHLHGEIHITRILFLWIFRYLDYVELDVGGAYKRKLGPEFVKPVGYQDDEAILPYSENSFAGYRLLQEYFSLPEKFMFFDVTGLEWLKGIPQKSTVNLKFHFKRALPAEVVLKDKHLRLHCTPAVNLFEKDGDPIRLEHRRNEYKVRPQSNNQDHYEVYSIDQVESWSKNERRRKPLIEFESFEHQINQRDKRDFYKSKVSERVSGRGLERFISFHTHNGDIADLGSETVLMKLQCSNSDLSERLSVGDIIYTTHKSPTYATFSNITKPTQSVSPQVNGELQWQLIANMSLNYLSLSNIDVLKVLLSTYDFHSRVDRQAHRASLHRLDGIISSEMKPIDRVFRGVSVRGNQLKLMMNSSFFVNEGDMFLMANVLNEFIRLYSSVNSFTELEVYDEQRGESYHWASLTGQQTIL from the coding sequence TTGAGTAACAGTAAATACTTTCAAGATGAACTCACATATCTACGAGAGTCCGGCAGTGAGTTTGCCAAATACAATCCTAAACTGACCAATTTTCTGTCCGAAGGGACATTCGATCCTGATGTCGAGCGTCTTCTTGAAGGTTTTGCGTTCCTTACTGGCCGCATCAGAGAAAAAATCGACGACGAACTTCCAGAGTTGACCCAATCATTGATGACGCTATTGTGGCCACATTATATGCGTTCTATTCCGTCGTTGTGCATTAGTGAGTTAACGCCACATTTAGGAAGTGTTACGGAAAAGACGGTAGTGAGGCGCGGAGCTGAGATGGCTAGCGAACAAGTTGAAGGAACGCAGTGCTTATTTAGAACCTGTTATGACGTAGAGCTCTTCCCGCTACAAATAACAAGTATCGAACAAAGTAACAGCAGAACAAGCTCTTCGGTTGATGTAACACTGGCTACTGAACATGGCTTAGAACTATCACGTATTGGATTAGATAAGCTAAGGTTTCATTTACATGGTGAGATTCATATAACTAGAATTCTATTTCTGTGGATATTTAGATACTTAGATTATGTTGAGCTTGATGTTGGCGGTGCATATAAACGTAAACTAGGACCTGAGTTTGTTAAGCCGGTTGGTTACCAAGACGATGAGGCAATATTGCCTTATAGCGAAAACTCATTTGCCGGTTATCGATTGCTACAAGAATACTTTTCGTTACCTGAGAAATTTATGTTCTTTGATGTCACAGGCCTTGAGTGGTTAAAAGGGATCCCACAAAAGAGTACTGTAAATCTGAAGTTTCATTTTAAGAGAGCATTACCAGCTGAAGTCGTCCTGAAAGATAAGCACTTAAGGCTACATTGCACCCCTGCCGTCAACCTATTCGAAAAAGATGGGGACCCGATCAGGCTCGAGCACCGTCGTAATGAATACAAAGTAAGACCACAAAGTAATAATCAAGATCATTACGAAGTTTACTCAATAGACCAAGTAGAAAGCTGGAGTAAAAATGAAAGGCGCCGAAAACCTCTTATAGAGTTTGAGTCTTTTGAGCATCAAATCAACCAGAGAGATAAGCGTGATTTTTACAAATCTAAAGTATCTGAGCGAGTGAGTGGGAGAGGACTTGAACGTTTTATTTCTTTCCATACACACAATGGTGATATCGCAGATCTAGGTTCTGAAACAGTGTTGATGAAGTTACAGTGTAGTAATTCAGATCTTTCTGAAAGATTGTCTGTCGGGGATATTATATATACAACACATAAATCACCAACTTACGCTACTTTTAGCAACATCACTAAACCTACACAATCTGTTAGCCCTCAAGTCAACGGAGAGCTCCAATGGCAACTAATTGCAAATATGTCTCTCAACTATTTATCTCTCTCTAACATCGATGTACTTAAAGTTTTACTCTCGACATACGATTTTCACTCTAGAGTCGATAGGCAAGCACACAGAGCTTCATTACATAGGCTTGACGGAATTATTTCATCAGAAATGAAACCTATCGATAGAGTTTTTAGAGGGGTATCGGTACGAGGTAATCAGCTTAAGTTAATGATGAACTCTAGCTTTTTTGTAAATGAAGGCGATATGTTTTTGATGGCGAATGTACTGAACGAGTTCATACGACTATATTCAAGCGTTAACTCATTTACAGAGTTAGAAGTATACGATGAACAACGTGGAGAAAGCTATCATTGGGCGAGCTTAACCGGGCAACAAACGATCTTATGA
- the tssE gene encoding type VI secretion system baseplate subunit TssE yields MEKGYRLLERIELGEPKNCYEKVVSHKHLIESIHLHLADLLNTHSGNAMIDGEYGLPDFNDVLSSNTNLVRHIQKNITSTIESFEPRLRNVEVHYRENHDNPLQLGFGICGEVLHNGGKVPMSIDVYMGTDGQFNV; encoded by the coding sequence ATGGAAAAAGGTTACCGATTACTAGAACGAATTGAACTAGGTGAACCTAAAAACTGTTATGAGAAAGTAGTCTCACATAAACATTTGATTGAATCCATTCATCTACACCTTGCCGATCTACTTAATACTCATTCGGGAAATGCAATGATCGATGGGGAATATGGCTTACCTGATTTCAACGATGTTCTCTCGAGCAATACTAACTTAGTTCGCCATATCCAAAAGAACATCACTTCCACTATTGAAAGCTTCGAACCTCGGCTACGAAATGTAGAAGTTCATTATAGAGAAAATCACGATAACCCTCTTCAATTAGGCTTTGGCATTTGCGGAGAAGTCTTACATAACGGTGGGAAAGTTCCGATGTCCATTGACGTCTATATGGGAACTGACGGCCAATTTAACGTTTAG
- the tssC gene encoding type VI secretion system contractile sheath large subunit yields MSAEVQAPEQEAALVESGSLLDSILNETRLKPSDEGFDVAKRGVEAFIGELLSSSTVEKVDQSLVDLMISEIDQKLSKQVDAILHNEEVQAIESTWRGLKYLVDHTDFRENIQIELISAKKDEVLDDFEDAPEVVKSGLYKQIYTREYGQFGGKPVGAVICDYQLSASSPDIKLMEYMGNVGAMSHAPFITSASSQFFGLDSYEELPNLKDLKSVFEGPQYTKWRGFREHEDARYVGLCTSRFMLRTPYSVEDNPIKAFDYDEMVTDSHDNYLWGNSAYAMASKISESFAKYRWCPNIIGPQSGGAVNDLPVYNFEAMGQIETKIPTEILVSDRREYELAEEGFMALTMRKGSDNAAFFSANSVQKPKVFANTPEGKQAEMNYKLGTQLPYMFIINRLAHYIKVLQREQIGSWKERTDLEVELNKWIRQYVSDQENPPAEVRGRRPLRAAKVEVSDVEGDPGWYKVSMSVRPHFKYMGASFDLSLVGKLDQ; encoded by the coding sequence ATGTCGGCAGAAGTACAAGCACCAGAACAAGAAGCAGCTCTAGTTGAATCAGGCTCACTTCTGGATAGCATTCTAAATGAGACTCGCCTCAAGCCTAGCGACGAAGGTTTTGACGTTGCAAAGCGTGGCGTTGAAGCATTCATTGGTGAGTTGTTAAGCAGCTCAACAGTAGAAAAAGTAGATCAATCGCTAGTTGATTTGATGATCTCTGAGATTGACCAGAAATTATCTAAGCAGGTTGATGCAATACTACACAATGAAGAAGTTCAAGCTATTGAATCAACATGGCGCGGGCTCAAATATCTTGTTGATCACACGGACTTCCGTGAGAATATTCAAATCGAACTTATTTCGGCTAAGAAAGACGAAGTTCTGGACGATTTTGAAGATGCCCCTGAAGTAGTTAAGTCCGGTTTATACAAGCAGATCTATACTCGTGAGTATGGTCAATTTGGCGGTAAGCCTGTAGGCGCTGTTATTTGTGACTACCAATTGTCAGCTTCTTCACCGGATATTAAGTTGATGGAATATATGGGTAATGTAGGAGCTATGTCTCATGCACCATTTATTACTTCGGCTTCTTCTCAATTCTTTGGTTTGGATTCTTATGAAGAATTACCAAATTTAAAAGATTTGAAATCGGTATTTGAAGGTCCTCAATATACTAAGTGGCGTGGGTTCCGCGAACACGAAGACGCACGTTATGTAGGCCTGTGTACATCACGCTTTATGCTTCGTACTCCATATTCAGTTGAAGATAACCCAATTAAGGCGTTTGATTACGATGAAATGGTTACGGATAGCCACGATAACTACCTTTGGGGCAACTCAGCTTACGCGATGGCTTCAAAGATCAGTGAGTCGTTTGCAAAATACCGCTGGTGTCCAAATATCATTGGACCTCAAAGCGGCGGTGCGGTTAACGATCTTCCGGTATACAACTTTGAAGCGATGGGTCAGATCGAAACTAAGATCCCAACTGAAATATTGGTTTCTGACCGTCGTGAGTACGAACTTGCAGAAGAAGGCTTTATGGCGTTAACAATGCGCAAAGGTTCTGACAATGCAGCGTTCTTCTCGGCAAACTCAGTACAGAAGCCAAAAGTGTTTGCGAATACGCCTGAAGGTAAGCAAGCTGAGATGAATTACAAGTTGGGTACTCAGTTACCTTACATGTTTATTATCAACCGCTTAGCCCATTACATCAAGGTACTTCAGCGTGAGCAAATAGGGTCTTGGAAAGAGCGTACAGACCTTGAAGTCGAGCTAAATAAATGGATCCGTCAATACGTATCTGATCAAGAAAACCCGCCAGCAGAAGTTCGTGGTCGTCGACCATTGCGAGCGGCAAAAGTTGAAGTGTCTGATGTTGAGGGTGACCCAGGTTGGTACAAAGTATCAATGTCTGTTCGCCCGCATTTCAAGTACATGGGTGCAAGCTTTGACCTATCTTTGGTTGGTAAACTAGACCAATAA
- the tssB gene encoding type VI secretion system contractile sheath small subunit: protein MSRDGSVAPKERINIRYVPATGDASEDVELPLSMMVVGDFTARADETPIEERNPINIDKDNFNEVLEGYAPNIKANVENRLSDEEGAQIGVDITFKNMKDFTPESIAKKVPELNGLLELREALVALKGPLGNVPAFRKKIAAVLQDEEARKKLLDELSIGADQGEKAE from the coding sequence ATGTCACGTGATGGCTCGGTGGCTCCGAAAGAGCGAATTAATATACGTTATGTTCCAGCGACAGGCGATGCGTCTGAAGATGTTGAACTGCCTCTAAGTATGATGGTTGTCGGTGATTTTACTGCCCGCGCAGATGAAACACCGATCGAAGAGCGTAATCCTATTAATATCGATAAAGACAACTTTAACGAAGTATTAGAAGGCTACGCGCCAAATATCAAAGCAAACGTTGAGAATCGACTTTCTGACGAAGAAGGCGCGCAAATTGGTGTTGATATTACATTTAAAAATATGAAGGACTTTACTCCTGAGTCTATTGCGAAGAAAGTTCCAGAATTAAATGGCTTATTAGAGCTTCGTGAAGCCTTGGTTGCATTAAAAGGCCCTCTAGGAAATGTACCTGCTTTCCGTAAAAAGATAGCAGCTGTTCTTCAAGATGAAGAAGCAAGAAAGAAACTTTTGGATGAACTTAGCATTGGTGCAGACCAAGGCGAAAAAGCAGAGTAG